From the Halomonas meridiana genome, one window contains:
- a CDS encoding metal ABC transporter permease yields the protein MLQTLDSLSSALVAGLISAVMVPVNLMPDSVSEAFQYAFMQRALLTSMMVGAICGMLSCYVVLKRWSLLGDAISHAVLPGVAIAYLLGLPFFIGAFVTGALTSLGIGAIERHTRIKSDAAMGIMFTGAFALGVVLISKIASSTHLMHILFGNVLGVQQSALMLTLAASVIALLVVWLAYRPLMLYAFDPTQAQALGFNTGVIHYGLILLLTLTIVASLETVGIILVVAMLITPGATAHLLTDRFKTMLFISIGVGVGSAVLGLWLSFAFDVASGGTIVLVATGCFFLALLFSPKHGVLMRLWRHRHVGAS from the coding sequence ATGTTACAAACGTTGGACTCTTTGAGTAGTGCCCTGGTGGCTGGGCTCATCTCGGCGGTGATGGTGCCCGTGAATCTGATGCCCGATAGCGTTTCAGAGGCGTTTCAGTACGCGTTCATGCAGCGCGCGCTGCTCACGTCGATGATGGTGGGGGCCATCTGCGGCATGCTGTCTTGTTATGTCGTCCTCAAGCGCTGGTCGCTACTGGGGGATGCGATCTCGCACGCCGTGTTGCCTGGCGTGGCAATCGCCTACCTGCTGGGCCTGCCCTTTTTTATCGGCGCTTTCGTCACGGGGGCGCTGACGTCGCTTGGCATTGGGGCGATCGAGCGGCACACGCGGATCAAGTCCGATGCCGCCATGGGCATCATGTTTACCGGGGCGTTTGCGCTGGGCGTCGTGCTGATCAGTAAAATCGCTTCCAGCACCCACTTGATGCACATTCTATTCGGTAACGTCTTGGGGGTTCAGCAGTCTGCACTGATGCTGACGCTCGCTGCCAGCGTGATCGCATTGCTGGTGGTATGGCTGGCTTATCGCCCGCTCATGCTTTATGCCTTCGATCCGACTCAGGCACAGGCACTCGGCTTCAATACCGGAGTGATTCATTACGGCTTGATTCTGCTGCTCACGCTCACCATTGTCGCTAGTCTGGAAACCGTCGGTATCATCCTGGTCGTGGCCATGCTGATTACGCCGGGCGCCACGGCCCACTTGCTGACCGACCGCTTCAAAACGATGCTGTTTATCTCCATCGGGGTTGGGGTAGGGTCTGCGGTATTGGGGTTATGGCTGTCGTTTGCGTTTGACGTGGCTTCCGGCGGCACCATCGTCCTGGTGGCGACGGGGTGTTTCTTCCTGGCGCTGCTGTTTTCACCGAAGCACGGTGTGCTGATGCGCCTATGGCGGCATCGCCATGTGGGGGCTTCTTAG